The nucleotide sequence GACACTTTCTAAACGTTACATCCAAGATCGTTTCCTACCAGATAAAGCAATTGATTTAATGGATGAATCTGGTTCAAAATTAAACCTAGAAAATTCGGAGCAAGATATTACATTATTAGAGCAACAGCTTAGCGAAGTTGCGAAAGCGAAGGAAGAAGCTGCAGAAAAAGAAAACTATGAAGAAGCAGCGAACTTAAGACATCAAGAAATCATGCTAGAAAAGAAAATAAAAGAAGCAACAGATAGTCCTAGAGCGGAAGTAACGCTAGAGGATATCCAATTAATCATTGAAGAGAAAACGGGTATCCCTGTCCGCAAAATTCATGCCGGTGAGCAAGAAAAAATGAAAAACATCGGTGCTAATCTATCTCAAAAAGTAATCGGACAAGAAACGGCTGTTCAAAAGGTTGCGAAAGCAATTAGACGTAGTCGTGCCGGTTTAAAATCAAAACACCGTCCAATCGGTACATTCTTGTTTGTTGGACCAACTGGTGTCGGAAAAACAGAGCTTACCAAAGTATTAGCGGAAGAGCTTTTTGGAACAAAGGATTCCTTAATCCGTCTCGACATGAGTGAGTATATGGAAAAACATTCAGTATCTAAAATTATCGGATCCCCGCCAGGATACGTAGGACACGAGGAAGCGGGTCAATTAACAGAAAAAATTAGACGCAACCCATACAGCCTAATCTTGCTTGATGAGATTGAGAAAGCACACCCAGATGTGCAAAACATGTTCTTGCAAATTATGGAGGACGGTCATTTAACCGACAGCCATGGTAGAAGAGTCAGCTTTAAAGAAACAGTTATCATCATGACGAGTAACGCTGGCACAGGCTATAAGCCAATTACAGTAGGCTTTGAGAAGGATAATAATGAAGCAGTATCCACTTTAGAGTCTTTAAGTGGATACTTCAAACCAGAGTTCTTAAACCGTTTTGATGCCATTATTCCATTTAATGAGTTGAAACAAGAGGATCTTCTACAAATTGTAGATCTAATGATCCAAGAGCTGGCTACAAACCTAGAGGACGAAGGCATGACAATCACCGTAAGTGATGAAGCAAGAAAATATCTTGCAGAAAAAGGCTATGACCCAAGATTCGGTGCTCGTCCATTACGTCGCGTTATTCAAGAAAAAGTGGAAGACGCCATTACAGATCTTATCCTAGAAGAGGATGAGGTTCGAAACATTACGATTACCCTAGAAAACAACGACATCATTGTAACGAATAGCAAATAATGAAAAGGTGTTCCCTTAATGGGGGCACCTTTTTGTGTGTAATCATAAGCTATGTAATTTTGGAGAAACTAACTTATTGCTAGCTACACAGAAGTAGAAAGGGGATTTTTCCATGAGTGAAAAGAGCAAGCTTTCCTTTATCATGGTTTCCATTGTTCTTCTTTTCATTCCCCGTGCGCCTGTCTCTGCGATGCAAGCTTCTCCGGAAGAATATCAACAAGAAGTAGCTTCGACTGTAGTCCAATCAATGGGCCAACTCAAGGTTCACTTCTTGGACGTCGGTCAAGGGGATAGTATTTTGATTGAAGCTCCAAACGGCAAAAAAGTACTTATCGATGGAGGAAGACCTTCGGCAGGTAAAACAGTAGTACAATACTTAAAAGATAATGATATTGCAAGCTTAGATTTAGTCATATCCACTCATCCCGACTTTGATCATATTGGTGGATTAGTCGATGTGTTACGAAAGGTTGACGTGAAAAAAGTAATCGACAGTGGAAAGTTATACTACACCGAAACGTATCAAAAATATGTCCAAGTTTTGAATAACAAGGATCTTCCAGTAGATATTGCCAAAAAAAATACAAAAGTAGACTTAGGAAAAGATATCTCTGTCCAAATTTTGAATACGTTTCAGGAGTTTCGAACGAATAATGAATCGTCCATTGTCATCTTACTCCGCTATCAAGAAACAGACTTTTTGTTAATGGGAGATGTGGAAAAAGAGCAGGAACGGAAGCTAATAAAGAAAATTCCGTCTGATATAGAAGTTTTAAAAGTTGCTCACCATGGGTCAGATACAGCAAGCTCCTTGCATTTTCTCCAGCATATTAGTCCGGAAATCGCGATTTTATCCTACGGACGTAACAATCCTTTTGGGCATCCTGTAGACA is from Radiobacillus kanasensis and encodes:
- a CDS encoding ATP-dependent Clp protease ATP-binding subunit, giving the protein MQCQNCGVREANVNVTLRFNNQYQNLQLCDTCLEQMKEQYSKSPAGAFQPNSSDSFFQDFFGKSGFQANQQQGANQQRGNKGGGLLDELGRNLTNAAKAGLIDPVIGRQNEVKRVIETLNRRNKNNPVLIGEPGVGKTAIAEGLATKIVEGDVPAKLKNKEVYLLDVASLVANTGIRGQFEERMKKLISELQRRKNVILFVDEIHLLVGAGTAESSQMDAGNILKPALARGELQLIGATTLAEYRKIEKDAALERRFQPITVKEPTVDEAIQILNGLKEKYEQYHQVTYTEEAIKAAVTLSKRYIQDRFLPDKAIDLMDESGSKLNLENSEQDITLLEQQLSEVAKAKEEAAEKENYEEAANLRHQEIMLEKKIKEATDSPRAEVTLEDIQLIIEEKTGIPVRKIHAGEQEKMKNIGANLSQKVIGQETAVQKVAKAIRRSRAGLKSKHRPIGTFLFVGPTGVGKTELTKVLAEELFGTKDSLIRLDMSEYMEKHSVSKIIGSPPGYVGHEEAGQLTEKIRRNPYSLILLDEIEKAHPDVQNMFLQIMEDGHLTDSHGRRVSFKETVIIMTSNAGTGYKPITVGFEKDNNEAVSTLESLSGYFKPEFLNRFDAIIPFNELKQEDLLQIVDLMIQELATNLEDEGMTITVSDEARKYLAEKGYDPRFGARPLRRVIQEKVEDAITDLILEEDEVRNITITLENNDIIVTNSK
- a CDS encoding ComEC/Rec2 family competence protein is translated as MSEKSKLSFIMVSIVLLFIPRAPVSAMQASPEEYQQEVASTVVQSMGQLKVHFLDVGQGDSILIEAPNGKKVLIDGGRPSAGKTVVQYLKDNDIASLDLVISTHPDFDHIGGLVDVLRKVDVKKVIDSGKLYYTETYQKYVQVLNNKDLPVDIAKKNTKVDLGKDISVQILNTFQEFRTNNESSIVILLRYQETDFLLMGDVEKEQERKLIKKIPSDIEVLKVAHHGSDTASSLHFLQHISPEIAILSYGRNNPFGHPVDTVINNLHQVRANIYSTAKAGHIVISTKGEGYDIQISGRDRVVYQATS